The DNA segment gaatcctggggtcagttttgggggcttcttcactcccagaaggacattgagaggctggaggaggtctagggaAGAACAACAAAgttggagaagagggctggggaggaacagctgagggagctagggggtggttagtgtggagaggaggaggctgagggagacctcattgccctctgtagctccctgcaggaggctgcagtgaggtggggttgggctctgctccctgggctcagGAGATGAATTGGCCTAaaattgtgctaggggaggcttagattggagagaaggaaaaaggtcTTTGCTGGTGGAGTGAtcagggcttggcagaggctacccagggaggtggtggagtgcccatgcctggaggcgtCCCAGAACTctatggccatggcacctggggccagggtttggtgcccatggtggggttgggttgcagtttggtctggatgacctcttccaagccaaactcttctgtgattccctgagcAGGTGAGAGGATGCCTCAGTGTTGACACCAGAAGGCAAGCCTTTAAAGGCAAAGCTGGGGCTGATTTTGCCCATACCAGtgctgggcaagccagggcagtgcctgcagcttctgcagggcattgctgctccagcaggagacCCACGCAGAGGGCTTTTGACCCCTGTTTGCCCTCTCTTGCTGAGCCCACAGAACTCTGCTGGCTTTTGCAACCTGAGTTTGGGTCTCTGGTCACTGGGGGGGCTGTGCCATGCGGGGATGTGAGGGGTCAGCTTCAAGCTGCTCACCCTCCCGCACCTCTCTCCCTGTGCTGCgcttctcctgcccccccccagctctgccgGCACGGATGCAAAAGCCATCGGTGAGCAGGGAGCCAGGGCTCGGAGGGGGAGCCAGGGCCGGCATCTCCTCGTGATGCAGCATCCTCGGAGGGCGGcgagcccagcaccagcctcaccGGGGCCGCACAGACTGGCCGGCTCCAGCGCTGCCGGTCGGGCCAAGCCGAGGCAGCGGCTCCGGCAGCGGCTCCAGCCCCGGCGCGGCTGGCGGCCGGAGCGGCGATGGCCACGGCGAGCCAGGGACGGCCCCGGGTGAGCTGCGCCGCTTCAGGGCCACGTGCTGCGGTCCCGGGGGGGTTTCATTGTCCCTCCCTGCGCCTTCGGCCGTGCCCGAGCAGGGCGGCAGGAAGCTGAGCAGCGCCAGAGACCTTAAATAACACCAGAGCAAGCTCGCCCCGCTGGCCCCGGGCCCCCGACAGCCTCCCAGGAGCTTTTCTATTTTTCCATTTTTTGccctttttgtgttttttttttttgttgttgttgtttccttttttttccttcttttttttttcccctttgcgtGTGTGAATAAATTAAAACTCCCGAGCGGAGCCCTCCGaccgctgcgctgcgctgcgccgGGGCCAAGCCCAACCCTGCCCGGCTCGGCGGCCGCCGCTTGCTGCCTCCTTGCCAGGCTTGTCCCCCGCGAACCGGCAGCGAACCTGTTCCccggagaggggggaagggttGGAGGCAGATTGTTTTGGAGGCTCGGCAGGCGATGGCTGTTTGGCAACGTGCGGAGGCTCGGGAGGTGATGGCTGTTTGGCAACGTGCGGAGGCTCGGGAGGTGATGGCTGTTTGGCAGGGTGTGGAGGCTCGGCAGGGCCGTTAGGCAGTGTTTGGAGGCTCGGCAGGTGATGGCTGTTTGGCAGGGTGTGGAGGCTCAGCAGGTGATGGCTGTTTGGCAGGGTGTGGAGGCTCGGCAGGTGATGGCTGTTTGGCAGGGTGTGGAGGCTCAGCAGGTGATGGCTGTCTGGCAGGGTGTGGAGGCTCGGCAGGTGATGGCTGTTTGGCAGGGTGTGGAGGCTGGGCAGGTGATGGCTGTTTGGCAGCGTGTGGAGGCTGGGCAGGTGATGGCTGTTTGGCAGGGTGTGGAGGCTCAGCAGGTGATGGCTGTTTGGCAGCGTGTGGAGGCTCGGCAGGGCCGTTAGGCAGGGTGTGGAGGCTCGGCAGGTGATGGCTGTTTGGCAGGGTGTGGAGGCTCGGCAGGTGATGGCTGTTTGGCAGGGTGTGGAGGCTCAGCAGGTGATGGCTGTTTGGCAGTGTGTGGAGGCTCGGCAGGTGATGGCTGTTTGGCAGCGTGTGGAGGCTCGGCAGGTGATGGCTGTTTGGCAGGGTGTGGAGGCTGGGCAGGTGATGGCTGTTTGGCAGCGTGTGGAGGCTCAGCAGGTGATGGCTGTTTGGCAGGGTGTGGAGGCTGGGCAGGTGATGGCTGTTTGGCAGCGTGTGGAGGCTGGGCAGGTGATGGCTGTTTGGCAGGGTGTGGAGGCTGGGCAGGTGATGGCTGTTTGGCAGCCTTTGGAGGCTGGGCAGGTGAAGGCTGTTTGGCAGGGTGTGGAGGCTGGGCAGGTGATGGCTGTTTGGCAGGGTGTGGAGTCTCGGCAGGTGATGGCTGTTTGGCAGGGTGTGGAGGCTCAGCAGGTGAAGGCTGTTTGGCAGCGTGTGGAGGCTTGGCAGGTGATGGCTGTTTGGCAACGTGTGGAGGCTCGGCAGGCCATGGCTGTTTGGCAGGGTGTGGAGGCTCGGCAGGAGGTGGCTGTTTGGCAGTGTGTGGAGGCTCGGCAGGTGATGGCTGTTTGGCAGGGTGTGGAGGCTCGGCAGGAGGTGGCTGTTTGGCAGTGTGTGGAGGCTCAGCAGGAGGTGGCCGTTCGGCAGCCTTTGGAGGCTCGGGAGGTCAATGTGCGCAGGGATGCAGGAGCGGTGCCCATCGCCTGTGTGCCGGCGGTGGCGGCGCTTGCAGCGGGGAGCTGGCGGCGGTGGCATAGGGAGCTGGTGGCAGAGGCAGTGGGGAGACAGTGGTGGTGGCAGcggggcactggcagcagtggcacagggagctggcggcggtggcacagggagctggcagcGGAGGCagcggggaggtggtggtggtggcagcggtggcagcaggatgctggcggcggtggcacagggagctggcagcGGAGGCAGCGGGGAGGcaatggtggtggtggcagcggtggcagcaggatgctggcggcggtggcacagggagctggcagcGGAGGCAGCGGGGAGGCAATGGTGGTGGCAGCggtggcacagggagctggcagcggtggcacagggagctggcggcggcggcacagggagctggcggcggtggcacagggagctggcggcggtggcagcaggatgctggcggcggtggcacagggagctggcagcggtggcacagggagctggcggcggcggcacagggagctggcggcagtggcacagggagctggcGGCGGCAGGGGCAGTCTTTGCCCTGAGCACTTTTGTTTGTCAGAGCTTATCTTTATTGCAGTTTTCTCCTGCAGCGCTGGGAAAGCTGAAGTGCAGCTTTATCTGGGAGCGTGACCTGTTGCCGGGGTGGGGCTGTGTCGGCAGCACCGCGGGCATCCCCTGTGGCACcgggctgcaggggggctggggagtgTTGGGGTGATGCCGTGCCAGCCTGGCGTGGGACTGTGCTGGGTGATGCGTGGGAAAGGggtgagcttgcagcccctgcctgccagctgggcagctctggggctgtggtgTTGCTCCGAGCTCTGGCCCAGGgtttctggggctgtttagtctggagcagagaaggctgagaggggacctgatcaatgGCACCACGGAGTGGGTGGCAAGgcgaaggtgccaggctctttggggtgatgcccagcaacaggacagggAAAGACAGCTGGAACCCAAGAAGTTCCACCACAACATAGGGAGAAAGCTCTTTGGTGTgaggtgcaggctgcccagaggggtcaTGGAgactcctcctctggaggctttcaagacccatccgGATGTGTTCcggtgtgacctgccctgggtggtcctgctttggcagtggggctggactggatgatccccagaggtctcctccaaccatgctctgcttctgtgagtctatgaaagCTGGGCTGGGGACCTGGTGTAGGCATCAAGCTGAGGGTGGTCTACCTGGCACCCTGAGAGCTGGAGCCAGCAACACCCCAATCCTAGCCTGGGAGTTGAGTAAGGGGgggtctcatccagtctctgtGCCCACCCCAGGATTGCTGGGAGGGGTGTAGAGTCTTGAGGGGAGCCCATGGAATGCTTGGCAGTGCCCATGGCCACTGCTGCATCCATCTCCGACTGGCCCCAGATGCCATTCTCAGGGCAGCCCTAAGAGCACCCGAGAGTGCCAGGCAGGAGGGTGCATGAGCCGCAAGGCTGTCCCCGCAGCGCTCCCCAGTTAATGGTTAatgtgcctgggcagcagcggTGGCACCGGCTGCCTGCGAGCTATCAGCGCTGCCATCGGCCCCAGAACAGGCTGTACCCTGCCGCCGCTGCTTGTTTGCGTGCCGGCCGCTCCGCCCCGCCCCAGCCACCGGCCCTGCgacacccagctcctgcccaggctgccccccgGCCAACCCCATCGAGTCACCTGCggtgcccctgctgcagctgagctagAGGAGGCAGCGcggctggcactgggcagggcaGCGCTTCCCAGCGTGGGGCAGCCCAGGAcggaatagaatcacaggatggttttgGATGGGAAAGACCTTCGAGGGGATGGAATCCAACCACCCCCGAACTCTGCCAGGGTCGGtgctgagccatggccctcagcaccacagctttgaaacccttccagggatgggcattcaaccacctccctgggcagcctccctcAGTCCTTGGGaactcagtgaagaaattccttctaaagcccaacctgaacctgccctggtgcaacttgaggatgTTTCCTCTTCCCCTATCACtccttccttgggagaagagaccaaccccatcccgccctggctccagcctccttccaaggagttgtagagagccagaaggtctctcctcagcctctattctccaggctaaacaaccccaggttcctcagctgctcctcacaagacctgctcCCCGGGAGGTGGGGTGGCAGAAGCAGACCGGAATCtacccccctgccccctcctctccctcctttttaATTCCCTTGGCATCCTCAAGCAGACAAGGAGCTGCCATGCTCCTTGGCCACCATTTCTGGGGGTGCTGAAAGGCATCTGGGGCAGGCAACCTGTCAGAGCTTTGGGCCAGCTCTGGATGGTGCCCGGATGAAGCTTTGGGGCTCGGTGGCTGTGGCCTTACGGTGCCTCAGCGCTGCCCTGGTGCCCCACGCCTGCAGCTTACCTGCAgcgcgcagcagcagcagcgagacGCTGGGAGCGATGGGGCTGCAGATAAAGGGTGTGGGTTCTTCCTCCTGCAGGTGTGACACAGAGAAAACAGCAGCTCTCTGACCTGCCGGTGCCCCAGGGCAAGGTCACAGCCCTGGCGGGTCGGCAATCGGAGCGGGGAGATGAGCTCGGGTGGTCCCAACTCGGAGGTGGGGTGGGGCTGATGCCAGGTGGGAAGTTTAGCCCCTAGAGATGGAGaggcagaggtggtggtggtgtgcgtgtgtcagggctggggcagctgtctCCAGCCGCTGTGAGGCTTCCGTTGGCTCTTGCAGGCTGTGACTCGGGCTTCGGGCAGGCGACAGCACGGCACCTGGATGCCATGGGCTTCCGAGTGTTCGCCAGCGTGCTGGACCCGCAGGGCCCCGGCGCCCAGGAGCTGCGCAGGAGCTGCTCGCCCAAGCTGACGCTGCTGCAGATGGACCTGACCAAGCCGGAGGACATCCAGAACGTCCTGCAGCACATCCAGACCCACACCAACAGCACAGGTGGGAGCCCTTGGCACCTCAACGGGGTGCCCATGCTTtgcttctttatttcttttcccccaAGACCTCATCTGGCAGTGCCAAGCCTCCGTGTGCCCCTCGCACCCCTGTGGGCAACTGTCTCAGTGGTCTGCTTAGGGGGTTTGTGCCAAGGCACCTGCAagaccttcccccccccccaccaaaaacgagctgggggcagggtggggggggagggggtgtatGTTgtgacctcccccccccacacacacacacttgggTCACTTCTTTGAGCATGCCAACTCCCCGCAGGGCTCTGGGGCTTGGTGAACAACGCCGGCTTCAACGACACCATCGCCGACGCCGAGCTCTCGCCGCTGGGCAAGTTCCGTGCCTGCATGGAGGTGAACTTCTTCGGCTCGCTGGAGCTCACCAaggggctgctgcctctgctgcgcTCCGCCGGCGGCCGCATAGTCACCGTCAGCAGCCCCGCGGGTGAGcagatgccctccagccagccctgccttgcGGCACCCAGCCCCGGGGAGGGGTagaggcagcacagctcccagacCTCCACGGGCAGCTCTTTGTTCccggctggctgcagcagcttgaaGGAGTTGGTTGGTGGTGAGGGtcggggagagactggcacaggttggccagggaggttgtggagcacagcatcacagatctgagatcacattctgtgatgctgtgatccacaacctccctggaggggtcccaaggccaggctggatgaggccttgagggacctgggctagtgggaggtgcccctgccagtgccaggggggttgcagcTGGCTGTTCTTTagggtctcttccaccccaaaccctTCTGAGTCTATGGACTTGGGAACCCTACGATGAGCTGTGGGGGCACTGCTGAGCCCCACGCTGGGCACCCAGAAACgaggagctgtggggctgtgtgCCCCTTGAGGACTGGCAGCCTGGTGGCAGCCAGCATGGGCAACCCCTGGTGCCACGGCACCATGGTTTGGCTGGGCAAAACAGCTTCCTCTCCTCACCTTCCTTGTCCTTTCCCTCCATTAAAAGCTGGAATTTGAAGCAAATTCCAGCTGCTTCCTCGGCAAAATgaaagcctggagcagaggctgggagcccctcccctgcccccagcccctgcggGCAGCTGTCTCAGAGCTCCTTCTCTCTTCTGCCCAAGGTGACctgcccttcccctgcctggCAGCCTACGGGGCCTCGAaggcagccctcagcctgctcatgGACACCTTCCGCAGcgagctccagccctggggtgTCAAAGtcagcctcatcctgcctggctaCTACAAAACAGGTGAGAGGGGCATGGGTGCTCACTTGACCCTAAAGGGCAGGTAGCCTGGGGAGGGTGGAGATGGAGCAATggcaggcagaggtgcaggagcagctccagccatcCTCCGGGGGAAACAGTGACCCCTGTGTGGCTTCCTGAGCAGCGGGGGCAGGACCAAAGCCCTGCCAGGTCCTGTGCCACCAGGGCTGGCCAAAGCAGCTGAGCCACGTTTATGGCAGCGctgtagaaccacagaaccatcgAGGGTGGAGAACTTAGAGATCAATCACTGAACCCAACACCTGCCAAgccctggccctgagcaccaTGCCCACAGGCGGGCAGGGGCTGACACCTCTGCTCTAGCCCTGCCTTACCAAAAGCCACTGTGGCTGCCCCCACCGTGGCTGCCCCCAccgtggctgccccctccttggctCTCCCCACCATGGTTGCCTCCACCATGGTTGTCCCCACCTTGGCTGTCCTCACCGTGGCTGTCCCCACCGTGGTTGCCCCCACCATGGTTGTCCCCACCTTGGCTCTCCCCACCGTGGTTGCCCCCACTGTGGCTGTCCCCACTGTGGTTGCCCCCACTGTGGTTGTGCCCACCTTGGCTGTCCCCACCGTGGTTGTCCCCACCTTGGCTCTCCCCACCGTGGCTGTCCCCACCGTGGTTGTCCCCACCTTGGCTCTCCCCACCTTGGCTGTCCCCACCGTGGTTGTCCCCACCTTGGCTCTCCCCACCATGGTTGTCCCCACCGTGGTTGCCTCCACCACACTTTTACCCCGCCACTGCCAGGGCTTCACCGGGACCTTGCtgggaggctgggaggggagtgctggaggagggagggtggcacagagctgaCGGTgtggctgcacccccccccccctcctccaccccttGCAGGGACCACCTGCGACCCTGCCTTCTGGAACCTGCAGAAGCAACGGCTGGTGGCCAGCCTGCcccgggagctgctgcaggcctaCGGCGAGGACTACGTGGAAGAGATCAACCGCCAGTTCATCCAGTTCATGAAGGTGGCGGTGGAGGACCTGAGCGCGGTGGTGAACAGCATCACGGACGGGCTGCTGGCCGCCGACCCGGCCGTGCGCTACTACCCAGGGCAGGGCCTTGGGCTGATGTACTTCATCCACCGCTACCTGCCCTACTTCGTCCGAGACTTGTTCCTCAAGGGCTTCTTCATCAACCCCAAGCTGCCCCGAGCGCTGCGGCAGGAGCACCACAGCGAGGCCAAGGCAGCCTGACCGCGGGCAGCCTGCGGACGCGGGGCCGGGGGCAGCCTCCTCCCGCCGGCGCTCGGCTGCCAGCCGCCCCCCGGCCGCCCCGCGGCAGGCAGAGCTCTTTTCTATCGGCGTTTTCTACAGACCCTGGTTTTGTACTTTTTCTACCCGCACGGCCCCCGAGGGGCCAGGCCCTGCCCCGGCTCGACGGCTCCGCACCACGGGCTGGGATGGACCCGCGGTGGCGCTCAGCTGCCcgacatcctcctcctcctcctcctcgccgcCCTTGGAGCTGCGTTTATCTCCTTCACCTCCCGGGGACAGGGGAGGGGGTCAGGCccgggaggctgtggccacggccgtgccagcccctgcccttcgTGCCACACTCCACGTGCTCCTGGTGAGCGCAGGGGCCGCGGCCGGGCCGCCGGTGCCGCCCAGGTGCCGGTGCCGCCGAGCTCCTCACCGCAGATGAACTTCGTGATTGTCACTTTTTCAATAAATCTCCTCTTGATACGGTGCCAGGCTCGGGCCAGCTCCTTCCACACCGCTGCCACGCCTGCTCCAGGGTGCCCCTCGCTGCTGGgcaaagctgagctgggcagcagctgaagacaaAGGGCTCAGGCTGCCAGCAAGGGCTTGGACCTGCTCCCCGCTGCTCCTCACCCAACCCCAGGGGTTTTACAttcatagaagggtttgggttggaaaaggcctccaaagtcatccagtccaagcagcaacccagccccaccatgggcatCAAACCCTcaccccaggtgccatggccacagttctggaacacctccaggcatgggcactccaccacctccctgggcagcctctgccaagccctAACAGCAAAGaccattttccttctctcccatctaagcctcccctggcacaatttcaggccagttcctctcatGGTGTGACTCTCCTTGTCCTCACAACCACCATGACCTAGGACAGCCTCTGCCCCTACCACAGTGGCAGAGTCAGAAACCCCTCCTGGGAATGTGGAACAGGTGCCcaaggaaggaggcagagcagggggcaggaggcagatatttattagtgtggagaagagggaaCAGAGGGAGCACAAACACTGCAGAGGTGACCACAGCACAAGCTGGGACAgagccactctccatcagcccctcccagcagcaagcACTGAGCAGGTGTTTCCCACCAGGGAGGCTTCTCCAGTGCCATGAGCCAGCTCCCAGACCTCGAGCTGGACAGGACCtgaagcagcagggagcagggctggcatgCCATGCCCAGGGCTTGGCTCCCACCACAGACAGGCAGAGCCTGTGAGCAGGGTGTGGGACACCTGTGCCAACAGCTGCACTCCTCAGGGTGAGCAAATGAAGCCAAACCCCAGGGTCAGCTGTGCCCATACAGTTCCATGGCAGAACCAGCCTGGatctcctgtgccagggagattGTGCCAGCCTCAGGGTGGTGCAGGGGTCCAGCACCATGTGGACACCTGAAAGGAGCCCCAAATCTTGTGTGGTTGTGACAGGAAACTCCAAGCTGCAGGTCttcagggagaggaaggagcttGGCCAGCTTCTGGAAGCCTTtcaagctgcagggcaggagggaagatgatgagagctgctcctgaggtcagagcaaggctgtgccagcacaaAGGCAGTTGGAGCAGGGGGGAAATGTGTTCCACTGgtgcttgggctctgctctctgctccatacctgccccaggcagggctgctgagctCTTCCAGGTCAGGGCTAGCTCCAGGAGGGCAGAggaactgcagagcagcacaggctacTACACAGCACTGGCAAACCACAACCTCACTCACCAACGCTGactgggaggcagggagggacccTCAGCCATGGCAGGCCtgacctgctcctctgcagcgcTGGCAAcccctgggaggcagcagcacccctgCTGGTGCTTGCTCTAGAAGCACAAGCACAAAGAGATGAGGACAGCGACACGGGGACTATGGGATCCACGACAGGAGGAGGCCCTCCTGCTCCACAGGGGCCACTGCTCCCTCCGGAGCCCTCCCAGCACACACGACTTCAGCTCGTCAATAACTTAACTAGAGACTGTACAGCTCCCTCCTCCCAGCCAGTGCCACGGGTGGGACATGCCTGGAGTTTGGGCAAGGGGTaagtgagggagctgagaggggCTCCTCTGGCCCCCAGggtgggctgggggcagagcagggctcagaaGATGGGGATGTA comes from the Pogoniulus pusillus isolate bPogPus1 chromosome 20, bPogPus1.pri, whole genome shotgun sequence genome and includes:
- the HSD11B2 gene encoding 11-beta-hydroxysteroid dehydrogenase type 2, whose protein sequence is MEPGLERWAYGALWAALAGSLALRAARRALGPGRGLLLPLVGLAGLQSLCRACLPLPLGLALAAAAACLLLWRASPRRLLPVAGRAVLVTGCDSGFGQATARHLDAMGFRVFASVLDPQGPGAQELRRSCSPKLTLLQMDLTKPEDIQNVLQHIQTHTNSTGLWGLVNNAGFNDTIADAELSPLGKFRACMEVNFFGSLELTKGLLPLLRSAGGRIVTVSSPAGDLPFPCLAAYGASKAALSLLMDTFRSELQPWGVKVSLILPGYYKTGTTCDPAFWNLQKQRLVASLPRELLQAYGEDYVEEINRQFIQFMKVAVEDLSAVVNSITDGLLAADPAVRYYPGQGLGLMYFIHRYLPYFVRDLFLKGFFINPKLPRALRQEHHSEAKAA